A stretch of Buteo buteo chromosome 9, bButBut1.hap1.1, whole genome shotgun sequence DNA encodes these proteins:
- the SLC35B1 gene encoding solute carrier family 35 member B1 has product MRQPAPPQPPQPPSALRDVALDVAPALSGRAAAMGANANGTALPERLRLPVCFLGVFACYFYYGILQESITRGRYGEGAEQEKFKYALTLVFIQCVINAAFAKLLIRFFDAAKADRTRSWLYAACSLSYLGAMVSSNSALQFVSYPTQVLGKSCKPIPVMLLGVTLLRKKYPPAKYLCVLLIVAGVALFLYKPKKGAGSDDHVFGYGELLLLLSLTLDGLTGVSQDHMRAHYQTGSNHMMLNVNLWSTLFLGAGILFTGELWEFLSFTERYPSIIYNILLFGLTSALGQSFIFMTVVYFGPLTCSIITTTRKFFTILASVILFANPISTMQWVGTVLVFLGLGLDAKFGKGVKKTSH; this is encoded by the exons ATGAGGCAGCCCGCTCCTCCGCAGCCGCCGCAGCCGCCGTCCGCGCTGCGGGATGTGGCGCTGGACGTGGCCCCGGCGCTGAGCGGCCGAGCCGCCGCCATGGGAGCGAACGCGAACGGTACCGCGCTGCCCGAGCGCCTCCGCCTACCCGTCTGCTTCTTGGGCGTCTTCGCCTGCTACTTCTACTACGGCATCCTGCAGGAGAGCAT CACACGGGGACGGTACGGAGAAGGCGCCGAGCAGGAGAAATTCAAGTACGCCCTGACCCTGGTCTTCATCCAGTGCGTCATCAACGCCGCCTTCGCCAAGCTCT TGATCCGGTTTTTCGACGCCGCCAAAGCGGATCGCACCCGGAGCTGGCTCTACGCCGCCTGCTCGCTATCCTACCTGGGCGCCATGGTTTCCAGCAATTCGGCTCTGCAGTTTGTCAGCTACCCCACTCAG gtcCTAGGTAAATCTTGTAAGCCCATTCCAG TCATGCTTTTAGGAGTGACTTTGCTGCGGAAGAAGTATCCACCAGCCAAGTATCTCTGCGTCCTGTTGATAGTCGCAGGCGTGGCCCTGTTTCTGTACAAACCTAAAAAGGGCGCTGGGAGCGATGACCACGTCTTTGGCTATGGAGAACTCCTTCTG CTGCTGTCCCTGACCTTGGATGGGCTGACTGGTGTATCTCAGGACCACATGAGAGCTCACTACCAAACGGGTTCCAATCACATGATGCTGAACGTTAATCTATGGTCCACCTTGTTCCTGGGGGCTG GGATACTGTTCACTGGAGAGCTCTGGGAGTTCTTGAGTTTTACAGAACGCTACCCCAGCATCATTTACAACATCCTACTGTTTGGCCTGACAAGTGCACTGGGTCAG agttttattttcatgactGTGGTATACTTCGGACCTTTGACTTGTTCCATCATCACCACGACCCGCAAGTTCTTCACCATTTTAGCGTCCGTCATTCTATTTGCCAATCCCATCAGTACAATGCAGTGGGTGGGGACCGTCCTGGTGTTCTTGG GCCTTGGACTCGATGCCAAATTTGGAAAGGGAGTAAAAAAGACATCACATTGA